In Archangium lipolyticum, the DNA window GCCGTCCCCCGAGCGCTCGCGAGCTGCGCCCGAAGAACGCCTACAACCTGCTGCGCCTGGTGGTGCTCGCCACCGGGTGGTTGCGCGACGGTGTCCCCACCTTCGAGGTCTCCGGACACCACAAGGCTCGCATGCTCGACATCAAGGCCGGGCACGTCCCGCTGGAGGAGGTGCTGCGCGACGCCGAGGCCCTCGCACCCGAGCTGGAAGAGGCCCACCGCACCAGCCGGCTGCCGCAGTTCCCTGATTACGGACGCGCGGACAGGCTGCTGAGGCGCGTGGGCGAGGAGCTCGCGCGCCGGTGGGTCATGCGCGAGCCCGGGCCTCTCGGCCGCGACGCTCCCGCGCCGCCGGCCGTCGAATGGACGGAGGAGCAGTCATGACGGACCACCTGATGACGGAGCACCAACTGCGCGTGGCCAACCGCGTGCTCGACGAAGAGGCCACCCGCCGATGGCACCTCGTCGTGTCCCTCTCGGGCGCGCACGCGTATGGCTTTCCCTCTCCCGATAGCGATCTGGACCTCAAGTGCGTCCATGTCGCCTCCACCTCGGAGCTGCTCCGGTTGGACCCGCGTGGCCCCACACCCGCCGAGCGTCTGGAGGTGCTGGACGGCGTCGAGGTGGACTACTCGTCCAACGAGCTCGGCCCCGTGCTGCAAGGCGTGCTTCAGGGCAATGGGAATTACATCGAGCGGCTGCTCGGGGCTCATGTCCTGCGCGGCTCGCCCGAGCTGGAGGCCCTGCGTCCCCTCGTGCGGCAGGTACTGTCGCGCCGCCTCCACCGCCACTACCGCGGCTTCGCCACCAGCCAGCTGCGCGAGTGGGAGAAGACGGGCTTCCTCTCCACCAAGAAGCTCCTCTATGTGCTGCGCACCACGCTCACGGGTACTCATGCGCTGCTGACTCGTGAGGTGGAGACGGACCTCACTGCGTTGATGGACCGGTATGGCTTTGGTCAAGCGGGCGAACTCGTCGCGTGGAAGCGGCGTGGCGAACGCAGTGAGTTGCCCGACGCGCTCTCCGAGCACTGGCGCGGTCAGGTGGGCCGCGCCTTCGAACGCCTCGATGCCGCGTGTGCGAGCTCCGTGCTCCCGGAGGAGCCCGAGGGTACCGCGGACCTGGAAGCGTGGTTGCTCGAGGTCCGTCGCTCCCGGTTCTGAGATAGACGGGTGGGAGGACGGGGTTGGATACCCTCACCCCGTCCCTCTCCCAGAGGGAGAGGGGAAGTGGGTGCGCGGATCTACGGGCCCTGGGTGTCGGCTACGTCCAGGTGCTCTCGCAACGCCTTCGTGAAGGCCTCCGGACGGTCCAGGTTCGAGAAGTGTGAGGCTCCCGGCAGGTCCACCAGTCTCGCCGAGGGCAGCGCCTTCTGGATGCCCGTGAGCAGCGGGCGCGTCGGCGTCAGCCGGTCCTTCTCTCCCCCTACCAGCAGCACGGGGACCCGAATGCTCGGGACAACCGGGCGCAGATCCACCTTCATCATCTCGCGCCAGCAGGCCAGGTACGCCTCCCGCTCCTTCCGGCTCTCCACCGACACCGCCCGCTCGATGATGTCCTGCCGCGTCTCCGGCGCGAACAGACCCGGCATGTTCATCCGCGAGAACTCGGCCAGCGTCATCTTCCCGAGCATCTCCTCGACCCATTGGCTGCGCGCCGCTCCCTCGGGCTGGAAGGTCCACGTGTTGGCCAGCGTCAACGAGCGCACCCGCTCCGGGTAGCGTCGGTACAGCTCGAGCGCCACCACTCCCCCCATGGAGTGGCCCACCAGGTGCGCGTCCTCGTGGCCCGTCGCGACAATGGCGCGCATCGCGTCCTCGGCGAAACCCGCCATCGAGACTCGCGAGGCGCTCCGCACCAGATCGATCGGCAGTGGTGAGCAGGTTCCCCGGAGCGCTTCCACCTGCGGCTCCCAGAACGTCGAGTCACCACCGACAGCGGGAAGGAAGAGCACCAACGACGGACGTCTCTTGCTCATGAGAACCTCCATGTTCACCAAGTGTGAACACAGACATTCAACCGCTGGAAATGGCTCTCATGCAACCGGCCGCGAGGATCGGATTTTCAGGTAGTGTTCACGCCGCGCTGGACTGAATTTTTCAATGGCATAGCGCAGCATCGTCCTCGGCATCTCCCACGCATGTCGGTCGAGGAAGGTTTCCTCCACTGTCCGGTCCCTGTTGCCTACCTCGCGCAGCATCCAGCCCACCGCCTTGTGCATCAGGTCGTGCGGGTCGTGCAGCAGCATGCCGGCCAGCTTCAGCGTGTCCGTGAAGTCCCCCGCGCGGATGAACGCCAGCGTCGACATGATGGCGATTCGCCGCTCCCACAACACCCGTGAGCGCGCCCAGTCGTAGAGCAGCGGTTTCAGCTCGGGATGCTCGAGCAGGTACGCGCCGATGAGCGGGGGCGCCACCGTGTCCACCAGGTCCCAGTTGTTCAGCCTGGACAGGTGCTCCCGGCAGAATTCGAAGAGGCGCCCGCGTCCGGCCTCGTCCGCCCTCCCGAACCGCGCCACGAGGATGATGAAGCCGGTGAACCGGTGCTCGTGCACCTCGCTCCTCAACAGTTGACCCACCTGCTCCAGGGACAGGTCCTTGTGGCGGCGAGCGATGCGCCGCTGCTCCGGCACCGTCACTCCGAGGAACACGTCCCCTTCCCCGTACTCCCCAGGGCCCGTCTTGAAGAACCTCGGAAGGAAGGCCGCCTTCTCCGGATCTGCCGCCCGCGCCAGCTCGTCGAGGAGGGTTTCCAGGGACATGTCCGTCACGCGGGCCGGAGGACGAAAATGCTGTCGAGACGGATCTCCCCTCGCTTCCGCGGTGCCTCCACCTGGTAGTCGAAGTCGAAGACCTCCAGCACCTGGAGCCCCGCCCGCCGGAAGAGGCGCCGCGCCTGCGCCAGGTCATACGTGCGGAAGTACCAGTGCGTCTCGATGAGCA includes these proteins:
- a CDS encoding DNA alkylation repair protein, with protein sequence MSLETLLDELARAADPEKAAFLPRFFKTGPGEYGEGDVFLGVTVPEQRRIARRHKDLSLEQVGQLLRSEVHEHRFTGFIILVARFGRADEAGRGRLFEFCREHLSRLNNWDLVDTVAPPLIGAYLLEHPELKPLLYDWARSRVLWERRIAIMSTLAFIRAGDFTDTLKLAGMLLHDPHDLMHKAVGWMLREVGNRDRTVEETFLDRHAWEMPRTMLRYAIEKFSPARREHYLKIRSSRPVA
- a CDS encoding alpha/beta fold hydrolase, which produces MSKRRPSLVLFLPAVGGDSTFWEPQVEALRGTCSPLPIDLVRSASRVSMAGFAEDAMRAIVATGHEDAHLVGHSMGGVVALELYRRYPERVRSLTLANTWTFQPEGAARSQWVEEMLGKMTLAEFSRMNMPGLFAPETRQDIIERAVSVESRKEREAYLACWREMMKVDLRPVVPSIRVPVLLVGGEKDRLTPTRPLLTGIQKALPSARLVDLPGASHFSNLDRPEAFTKALREHLDVADTQGP
- a CDS encoding nucleotidyltransferase domain-containing protein; amino-acid sequence: MTDHLMTEHQLRVANRVLDEEATRRWHLVVSLSGAHAYGFPSPDSDLDLKCVHVASTSELLRLDPRGPTPAERLEVLDGVEVDYSSNELGPVLQGVLQGNGNYIERLLGAHVLRGSPELEALRPLVRQVLSRRLHRHYRGFATSQLREWEKTGFLSTKKLLYVLRTTLTGTHALLTREVETDLTALMDRYGFGQAGELVAWKRRGERSELPDALSEHWRGQVGRAFERLDAACASSVLPEEPEGTADLEAWLLEVRRSRF